TGgttgttctgttttgagacaaggtctcgctatgtggcccttgctggcctggaactcactatgtagaccagaatggccttgaacccCCAGGTGCCCatctgcctccatctcttgagttctgggattagaggtgtgcaccaccattcctgCCCTGGTTCTTGTTTTGGTCTCACTtcacccctttctttttttcttctgtgtacttACTcagttagtatgtgtgtgtgggcacacagggCCACTCTGCCTATATGGAAGGCAGAGGGTGACCTGTAGCTGTAGATTCTCTCTTCCtaccagggattgaattcaggtcactgccttgtttggtttttagagacagggtctcgttttgtagcccaggctgacttccaccttgcagtgatcctcctgcctccatctcctaagAGCTGATTACAGGCACACGCCACCATTGCAAGTTGACTCCGAagttcttcttttttaatattcatttttattttctgtgtatgagtgtttggcctgaaTACATGTCTATTGCATTGCGTTtgtgcagtgcctatggaggccataagtggaactggagttacagatggttgtcagctaccatgtgggtgctggagctgATCCTGGGTtctctgctcttaaccactgagctatctctccagcttccatatctaaaggtgtatgccactactgcccagctgacatttttgtgtgtgtttattttgttttgttgagacaggatttctctgtgtagccctggatggcctggaactcactctgtagaccagactggcctcgaactcacagagatcctcctgcctcttcctcccggggtgctggattaaaggtgtgtgccaccacccggctgtACCTCGACATTCTTGATGCCATCACCATCAGCATCGTCATCACACTGGTCCCCGACACCATCATTATCAGCGTCTTCTTGCCCAGAGTTGGGTGTCAAAAGGCAGTTGTCCTGAGgttcagagggaggaagaggatgggTGAGTCCCGGTGTGAGCCAGCCTGTGCCACCGCCCACCCCCTCCAGCTAGCCCGTGGCCTGCACCTGTGCCATCCTCCCTCCCCCCGCAGCTAGCCCGTGGCCTGCACCTGCTTGCAGTGCTTGTTGTTATCCATGCAGGGAAGTGCCTGGTCCGGATAGCCATCGATGTCTGTGTCAGGCCCACACACGTTTCCATTCCCTGCCCAGCCCACATTACACTAGGGTAAAACATACAGTAGGCATTAGCAGTTTGGCTTGGCATCCCCGTACCCTGACCTACAGTTCTGCTCTGCCCTCTGCTCTCCCCATTAGTAAGTTCCCGGGGACAGGCTTCCCTCTTTTTCCCAGGAAGGCCCTCAGGTCAGTCCCTAGATATTTTCACTGGCCTTACAcatttttccctccctttttGTCTCCTGTCTGAGGTCCAGGTTACCTGGCAAGACACCGCGCCATTGCGTTCAAAGAGACAGTGAGCATGGACATGGCAGGGGCTGTGGGCTGGGCTGTGGCAGGTCCTTGCTGGGAGGCAGCCCTGGCTCTGGTTTCCCAGGAACCCCAGACGGCAGGGACCACATTTGAAAGACCCCTAAGAGTAGAGTTAGGAAGGAAGCTGAACTCACCAGGAGCCCTGTAGAGTATAAGATAGACACCTAGAACCACACCAGGCACATCTATCTCCCTTAGGTTCTCTTTTAAGGTAGACAATAGCCCCATTTCTCAAATGAGAAAGCTGAGGTTCAAAAAGATTAGCTAACTTGCCAAAGGTCACACCTAGTAACAGGCAGAGCCTGGGCATCTCAGCCAGGCTCGTGGGAGCACTCAAGTAGCACCCAAGCGGAGAGGAAGAAACGGGAAGTGTGAAGAGGGGATTACACAGTCCCCCTTCACCAGTCCTGAGCAGGGCAGGGCATTCAGCTCACCACCGTGTTGGTGCAGATGGAATTTGGGTCACAGCCTCCGTTGTCCCCATCATTACATTCATCAATGTCATTGCAGACCTAAAAGGGCAGAGTTGAGGTGGGTCTCACAGATCCAGAAGTCAGTAATGATGGGGCTTTGCGGGTCTTAAACGTGCAGTTTAGACCCACAGAGCTGAGTGGGACAGCCTCATCTCATTTTCCAGAAAGCCACACAGACTACACAATCTGACCTGTTTACTGGCCCGAGCATAGTCGATGCCCACACCAGACACTCGGGTGCCCTTGTAGCCCGGAGGGCAGGCCTCACagtggaagccaggcatggtgttgaTGCAGCTGGAGCCCGGGAAACAGGGGTCAGAGTGAGCACACTGGGAACCAAATGAGAAGGCAGAGAAGTCAGCCATCTGCCTGGGAAGGTGAGGCAACTGTATGTGGTCCTAGAAACACTGCCCCTCCGTCCCTTTGCAGCTCCCAGCCCAACCTCCCGGTGCTCCTTTTCCCCTGGCTGGCCATCTCAAACTCCTCCACCTCTTCACCAGCTCTCCACTGTTATGCCCCCTTCCTCCAGCCTGGCTGTGCTGGTCTCTGACCTCCCCTAAATTCCTTTGCTCTGCACAACTttcacccagctttttttttctggttttttgtttgtttgtttgttttgttttgtttttgaaacagggtttccctgtgtagctttggagcctgccctggaactcgctctgtaggccaggctggccttgaactcacggagacatccgcctctgcctctgcctcctgagtgctgggactaaaggcgtgcgccaccactgcccagcttcaccCAACTTTTTGTACCTTTGAGGGCGCCTTCATTCCTCACCTCATTGATGTCGTCACAGTGGGTGCCATTGCCCTGCAGGCCAGGCGGGCAGGGCCCACAGCGGTAGCCTGGGTACTCATACACTTCCATGCAGTCCACGCCTCTGAAGCAGGGGTTGGGGCTGCAGTGGGAACGCTGCTCGTGGAAACCTGGGAGGTGGACACAGTCAGAGCCACCCTCTAGGGTCACAGAGTAGGAAGCACAGCCGTGCCGTCTGGAGCCCTCCTCTCCTTGCCCACTCACCGCACACCTGACACTCCATGATGGTGTTCCGGATGAGGGACATCTCCTTCACCTGCCGAAGGAGGAGCAGTCAGCCCTCCGCAcccgccaccccaccccagcgTCAGAAGCCTCCTTGTCTGGCCCACCCAAACCTGGTCTCGGATGTCATCCCGAAGCTCCACCAGGATCTGGTTGAAGAGGGTGAGTTGGGTGACCAAGGCCTTGGTCTGTTCCCCTGCCAAGGTCCAGAGGATGGAGAGACTCAGCAGTGGGGAGTCACTCTGGGCCCTCTTTGGACTGTACACCAGCTCTTGTCCCCAAGTCCATAGCACACCTTTCAACCCCACCCGTGACAGGACTGCCCTCGCCTCAGTCACCCCCTCGTGGTTGACTCACCTAAAATGGACTGCAGCGCACTGGTCACTAGAGGAGAAGTATAGCAGTCAGGGGggctgctgggaggagggggcagggacaGGGCAGGGGTGCTACAGTACCAGCCTCCTGTGCAGCAGACAGGCAGTCTCCCTCAGCCGCTGCTCAGCTAGCACAGCCCTAAAGGCCCTCTAGGCACTGCCTCAAAGAAGTCAAAACCCAAATCTTGGATCCCAGGCGTGGTAGTACCAGGAGGACTCCAGGTGAGAGGCCAGGGCCCTAGTACATTCCATTTCAAACCCTTTCCCAAGCTGCCACTTGAAAAACCCTTTGATGTCTCTGGGGGAAGTGGGTGTTTGCTTAGGTAAGGGCCTCTGAGCACCCTTGTTAGAGACCAGAGTGAGAGGCCTCGGCTGGAGGTGCTgcccactgggaggtgacagctgCCAAGAGGGACCACAGAGACCTTGAGACTAGCACCTCCTCACCCCCTAGAGTTCCTCAGAGTTCTGCTAGATGATTTCATGAAGTCAGGGATGAAAGATTTGGAGCTATGCTGTCAAGAGCCTCAGAAATGGGCACGCTAAAGGGACGGGTACTGAGcaggaggaagtggagaggatGGGAGTCGTCTGTTACCTGCACTGTGAATGGAGTCGTCTCCTTGGAATGGGCACTCACTCAGGGCTCCTACCCGCGCCATGGAGCCACCTATAATAATCTTCATCGACTCCACAAAGCCCTAGGGTCAGCAAGCAGAGGGAGGGCCTAGCAGCTTGGCTCCTGGTGCTACAGACCATTTCCCCAGACCAGAGGCTACACTCACCTGCATCCTCAGGTAAGCCTTCTGTCCAGTTCTAATCTCCAGGCCACTGACCTCTGCTGGAGGAATTGGGGCCAGGGCTGGAAGGCCAGCATGTTGGTCGCCCAGTTTACAGTCCACATAGAGCTGCAGGCCGGGGCTGGGTCGAGAAGGTCCTCGGAGCCGCAGGAGAGCTGTGTGTGTCCGCCCATCGGCCAGGCCTGCTTGCTGTAGGTTCACTGCGTGCACTTTGCCGTCTTCCCGCTGGTACCGTACCAGGACTGCCCAGGAGTGGATGTCAGTGTGGGCACTAGCCCCCGTCCCGTCCTGATTGACTTGGATCATTTCTAGACGCCATCTTCCCCGCCCGCTGGCCATCTATCTCTGGTTTTTGTGGggggttgtttttttgagacagggtttctttgtgtaaccttggATCTCActctatacaccaggctggccttggactcagcgatccacctgcctctgcctcctgaatgctggtactaaaggtgtgtgccaccactgttcagctagataacacacacacactttttccccctcgagacagggtttctctgtgtagttctgactgtcctggaactttgtagaccaggctggccttgaactccaagttcaactgcctgcctctgcatcctgagtgctggaattaaagacttgcaccaccaacGCCTGGCTGATACCACATCTCTTAAGACAATTCCTAATTGTTATGTGTATCTCTCAACACCTTGTATGTAACAGATGCACAATAAATGTTTTTCAAATGGACCTTAGATGAGGACCTTACTAGTTCTCAATGCCTCAAAGAACTGTCCCCTGCCAAGGCAACAGCTACATCTGTACCCACTGAACTTTAGCCAAACTCTACATGGTCCTACTACTCCTGGGACAGATATTTCCTCCCCGCGCTCTGAGCATCCCCATGTACAGCCTGCCACCCATCCCTATAAATACCAGACCTTACCCAACTGTTTGGGTACTGCCGTATCAGGTATCCCTTAATAGAAGTCAAGGAGAACAAAGAGGCACCTGGGTGTGGGGATAAGGAGACTGCTCAAGGGATCACTGGGTCAGGAAAGGAGGTGCCCACCAGTCAGTCACCTTTGTTGATCTTGCCCACAACAGAGGCCTCGAGCCACCGGGTGTTGTCTTGCCGAGAGTAGAGCCCAAAGAGGACACCACCTTGCTTTGGGGGGAGGCGGAATGTGGACAAGAGGTAGATGTCCCCAGCAGTGAGTAAAGCCGTCCGGATCTTCTCTGCTACAGCTACCGTCTGCCGGGACTCGCCCAGAGTAAGCAGGTCGATTACTGGCCAGGCAGGGATGATCAGAGTCAGAGAAAGGAGGTAGTGTTAAGGCCTGCCCTCTCTCCTGAGCCCCCAGAGGTGAGGCATCCCGACAGCATAAATCACCTTAAAACTTACTAGGAGTGGTGTACATGCCTGTCAATCTCAGGATTGCCTCAAGCTAGCAGCCAGACTcagctacatagaccaggctacaAGTCCCCATCTATATAAACAAAAACTTCAACCCTTTTCAAACAAGGAACAGGCAATTCTTCCCTCCCAGCACCTTCTGCGGCTTCCAAAGCCTTGGGAACCTATAGGTTTAGAGTCCACTTAGAAATATCGAAGCCACTCCACAAACTTTGTATGTCCCAGCAGGTGGCGCAAGCGAGACACTGCTGATCAGACTGGTGTGGCACCTGGTGTCCACAGCTCAGAAACCAGAGGTAGTTTCTCTTGGCTACTGGGTTTAGCTCACTTCAAATCCTGGTGCGATTCCTCCCATCCTAGCGGCTCATCACGTGTGTCTAGATAAGGACAGTTGTCCACAAAGGGCTCTGACCCTTCCAACCCTGTTTagcctccccccacacacaccctccccggGGAATGTAGGACCcagtgcctctgcctctgccaatCTGTGGTTTCCCCTCCAGCCAGGAAAGAATCTTTGCTTGTGtcatctgcttctacctctcctaCACCACCCATTAGCCATCCCAGCACCAGACCTCCGGGAGAGCTCTAGCCGCtcaatccccacccccaccctatcAGGATAAAGGGGGGGACCAAGCCCAGGGTCCCACATAGTGCAACCATCATCAGGCTGCTTTCCCGGACTGTCCTGCTGATGCGCTGACAAACTATGCAGTGCTGGCATTCAGATCCTGGGTCCATCCTGGTCTGAACGCCCGACCCTGGGCCAGTTTGCACTCACCCACCCTCTGGTGCCCACTCCTCCCACATTATCGCCAACTCTTTACTCTTCCGAGTGTAACTTTTCTCTCCAACCCAATTTCAggactcctccctctctcctcaaaCCCACATGTGGTCTGCTATTTGGCTGGGGGCaaaagaaaggagacaaagaggaTGGGCGCAGGCTTACCCTGAAGGTCCTGACTGCAACATGAGtaagagcagaagaggagaagagccagggcccCCCAAAGTTCTGGCTTCTCCATGCCGCTTAGCCGGTTCACTACCCCTGGCAGGCAGGCGACTGGGAGGGAAAAGGACTAGGCggagagcaggagcaggaggggggCGGAGGGACTGAGGAGcgagctggggggggggcaggcggGTAAGGGGGGGCTGAAACAAAGAGCTGCCAATCACCTTGGAGGCATCATCAGCTCTAGGAACCAGGGGCACTGGGAGAGTCCTAGAGCCTTCCTTGCCTCCTGCTCCTCCATAATGGTCATCTTCTAGGTGCCTCCCTTCACTCTGACATCTGGTTCTCGGGGGCTTTCAACTTCGAGCGCTACCAAATGCTACTGTCCTGTGGAAGCAGCGGCTGGAGAAGGCAGAAAACCCTGCCATGGGTTTCTAGGCAGTTAATGGAGAAGGATAGCAAGGGACTTGGCCGAAACTAGATTGCTACAGTACCTAGAGAATGCCCACAACATGGGGCTTATTGCTGTGGCAtaacaaatactttttattacggtgtcaaaaaaaaaaaacaaactttttatgGCATGTGCCCATTCCtccattttctctcattcttggGAAAAATGGAAGTCTGGAAGCGTCCGACGGGAACCAGACGATGAAGTCTAAACTGGTCAGTGAGATCGAAATGAAAACAGGGGGAGACATCACCAGAAGACTGGGGCGAGGAGGACTGGTGGACACCGGGTACCGCGGGAAGACCTTGTCCGGGATGAACCGGAGGGGAGCTTCGGGACGAACCAGGAGAGCTCCTCGGAAGGCAACAGCCCGCGAGCCGcactcccttccccccactcagGCCCCAGCCGGGCCTCAGCTCGGGCGCCGCCACCGCCCCTGTTTTGTTTCCATGGCGACAGGCAGCGCGAGGTCCGCTCCAAACATAACGCGCTGTGGAAAACATGCGGCCCGGGGGACCCCCCCGCAACCCCCGCTCGGGGCAGAGACCTGAGGGGGCCCGGGGTTGTCGAGGCCACGTGCAGTTTGGCAAGAGCCCCCAGAGACCGCCGAGCCGCACCCGATGCCCCTCTCCCGAGCCCTCCGTGTCTGCGGGGGTTCGCGGCTGCCTTCGGCGCCGCGACTCTCCCCGGAACGTCTGGACGGCAGCCCTGCCCCTTGGCCGGAGCCGCCTCAGGATATGCCCGCGGCCGCGCGCCTCAGAAGTCCGCAGCCCCACCTCCTGCACGCCCGCCGCCTCTCAAGCCGCGAGAAACCGCGCCTCCCCTGGGGCCTCCGCGCACCCCCAGCCCCTACTGGCCCTAGAGGCGGCGGCTAGGGGCGGGCCCTGCCGAGGGAAGGCGGGCACTTCTTCGGAGCTGTTTCCGGGTCAGAGAGTGTGCAAGATGGCGGCGCCCATGGAGCTATTCTGCTGGTCAGGGGGCTGGGGGCTGCCGTCTGTGGACCTGGACAGTCTGGCCGTGCTGGTGAGGGATGGTGCAGGCGTCCTCTGCTACGCCCTGGAGGCCCGGGGAGGGGGCCCGAACTCTGCCGGGAGCCCAAACACTAGCGTattgagagaaactgaggcaatcAAAGGCCGACGTGGGCTCAGTGACTATGCTATGATTTCCTAGGATAAGACTCGTGTAGCAGTGGAAGCAGGTCTAATTGGGATTTCAGAGACGCCTTTTAGACCTTGCTAATCCATTTATtgtctgtgtgaccttggggCAATCCCTTCTGGACTATCTCGGTAATCTTAGACTCGGCACGTCTGCCCCTCAGCCCCCTTCACCCCCTTCTTCACTAAGAATTGATTGGGTGTAGTTGGTCGTAGAGCAGACAGCCCACAGCCGGACCAGAGTCCAGGAAAGCTCTGTAACTAGACAGGTTTGCTTCACTTCGCTCAACCTCTCGGGATTATGCACGCATTTACTATGCTTCTTACAGATAGATGCCAGACGTTGCCTTGCAATGTTGTTTACAGAAAATCAAACATgtaagcagaaaataaaacattcaggTACTTGATGCAAAAGCAGGAACAGTGTACAGAGATTGCCAAAGTAAGTCAGTACTTCCAGGGGAAGGGATAGTAGTGATGAAAAGCTTTTGAGAGTGTAAGCAGCAGAAGGGAAGGTAAATTTTCCTGATGTGGAATTGTGGGAACGGACATAATGAACATGTCCGTAATCTCTCTGAGTCCCGTTGGCCCTTTGTGAATGGGAATGGctcctccttccacccctcctCTTGGTATAAAGTGCCAGGTATAGCTCACGGCACATAATGGTCTAaggaaatatttctttgcttGGTTACTTTGGGAAGCCATACCCGGgcctctctcccttctgcttccttctctgcagACCTATACCAGATTTACAGGTGCACCCCTGAAGGTACACAAGATCAGCAACCCTTGGCAGAGCCCTTCAGGTATACAGGTGGCCCTGTGAGGAAGGGAATTGTGAGGGGCGGAGCAGGAGAAGGCAAGCTATGATCTATGGACATACTTCTTTCTCAATATCAGGAACTCTGCCTGCCCTTCGAACCAGTAGTGGAGAGGTTATCTCAGTACCGCACAAGATCCTCACTCATCTTCGTAAAGAGGTAGGTGGCTGGACAGGGGTGACAAGGAAATCCAGTCGACACATGCCAAGTGAGATAAGGGTGTTCCAGAGCACCAAGGGTGGGGTGAAGACCATGTCACTGTGATAACCACATACTGAACGTAGAGGACTGTGGGGAAGGGGCAGACTGAGATCCAGTTGATTCTGAATGCTGGGTAGGGCGGGAGAAAAATGAGGGAGGCTGATGAGACACGGGGAATAAAAAGGAATAGAGATCAGCAGTTGGCTTTGGGGAGGCCCTGGGAGCAGGACTAGAAAGGAACTTCTAGAAATAGGTATGGGGGTGCATacatataatcccagtacttggtagaAGCAGGATGATGAGAAATTTAGAACCATCTTTGGCTATATAATgtgtttgagggcagcctgggatacatgagaccttgtctcaaaaagagaaaaaaatcaggtttcatggtggacacctttaatcccagcacttggaaggcagaagcaggcaaatctctgtgagttgaaggtcagcctgatctataaagtgagttccaggccaaccagggctagatagtgagactctgtgaaagaaaaaaaaaaaaaagagtaggtgGTCAGGCtagagaatgagagaaaggaaagaagaaatttcTAAGGCTATCTTGTTTCAGGGGCCAAACTATGCTGGAGAGGGGATTCGGGATTGACAGAGCTCAATGCCAGGCTGAGAAATTCGAAAGAGAATTATAAGAGCTTGGGAGGCCTTAGTTCTGTTCTTCTGCTTTTGACTGTGATGTGAAACAAGTAACTTAACTTTTCAAAGCAATAAATTCTccaggcaatagtggtgcacgcctttgctcccaggacttgagaggcagaggcaagtagatctctgtgaattcaaggccagcctgatccagaaagtgagttctagaacagccaagactacatagagaagtcctgtcttaaaacaacGACGACAAAAGCaataaactttgtttttgtttttaaatgtttatttatcttGTGGGGGGGGTGCACGCATGCTGCAGCATGCCTGTGGGTGGTCAGAGGCCAGTTTGTGGGAATAagtcctctccttccatgtggGCTCTTGCGATGGGACTCATGTTCTCAAGCTTGCTAGTAAGTACttctacctgctgaaccatctcgccAACGAGAACTCTTTAAAACTTGGGGGCTTAGCCAGCATGCTTTAAAAGGTCTGGCATCGTGGTGTTGTTCCAAGAGGGAACACACCATCAGAAATAGGAGCCTCGGTGTTGTTCCAAGAGGGAACACACCATCAGAAATAGGAGCCTCGGTGTTGTTCCAAGAGGGAACACACCATCAGAAATAGGAGCCTCGGTGTTGTTCCAAGAGGGAACACACCATCAGAAATAGGAGCCTCGGTGTTGTTCCAAGAGGGAACACACCATCAGAAATAGGAGCCTCTTTCTCATCTCTATTTTCCAGGGAGCTGGGAAAGTAATGGAAGCTTAGAGGCCCGGAGAAATAGAATCCAAACAAAAGCCAAGGTTCCTGGCAGGAcctgggttcctgccttgattccTTACATATAAACACAGCCTTTCCAATTTCCAAAGTGTTTTTTCCTAAATTATTTCCAAACCCAGCCACACGGAGAGAAAAAGATTACTATCTCATTCCataaaggagaaagtgaggtTCGGGAAATTTAAGTATCATACTCAAGAGGTTGTCTGGGGACAAAGCTTTTTAGTACATGGAAGGAGCCACCAAGCCCCAGACTGAAGCCTGGAAAAGTAGGCCCCACTAAGACACGAGTCCTGGCAGGATGTATGTGCAGTGATGGCACACAGGCTTTGAGTGAAGCAGAGGAGAGCCAAGAGCTTCGTCATGAGAGACAAGTTGGAGGTGGGGGTGGCTGGGCATAAATTTACTGGGTTCAAGGAGGGTAAGGATGGTGCCCCCTAATTTCTGCATCACGGGCTGAGGCCCAGCCCGCAGTGAGCTCCGCTCTGCTGCTCTGCGGTGTCTGGATCAGGAAGCTACTGTTAGAAAGTTGGCTGTCAGCGGCATGCTGCCAGCTTTCCGTGGAAACTCTGGGAGCTGCTCCCACTGTGCGGCCAggcctcctttcttcccccagtGGGTGCAGAACCTCACCAGCCAGTGGGCTGCAAAGCCCAGGCTTTCTGCCAAGAGCAACAGGCTACTGGCTGGGCTGAGGCAAGGAGTCCTGAGCAGGCAAAGCTCCCGATTCTCCCTCTGCTATGCTCAAAGGCTGGTGTGGGGTACCATCCCTTCTGAGAGCGTGCCCTGCACTCCTTTAGTGTTCACCTCACGAACATTTCTTCCACAGAAGTATAACGCTGACTATGATCTATCAGCTCGGCAAGGAGCGGATACCCTAGCCTTCATGTCTCTGCTGGAGGAGAAACTCCTCCCTGTGCTGGTGAGTACGTCTGGCCCTAGCATGCACAGCCTGTGAGAAAGGGGGCAGACATACACATCAGAGCAACACGGGACTTAGAGTTCCACCCGTGATGGGCAGGTGCACTGGCTCACATTTCCTCTTCTGTCTGCCCGACCCAGATACATACTTTCTGGGTAGATGCCAAGAACTATGTGGAAGTGACCCGAAAGTGGTATGCAGAGGCTATGCCCTTTCCTCTcaacttcttcctgcctggccgCATGCAACGCAAGTACATGGAGCGGCTGCAGCTGCTGTGTGGCGAGCACAGATCAGAGACTGAGGAAGAACTAGAGAAAGAGGTAGCACTGGAACAAATGAGATGAGTGCCAAAGAGAGGGCTGAGAATGAAGAGTGTCCACCGTGGGGGCGCCACAGCTCCCCACCACATTCCTGTGTCCTTCCCTACAGCTCTATCAAGAGGCTCGGGAGTGCCTAACCCTGCTTTCTCAGCGCCTGGGCTCTCAGAAGTTCTTCTTTGGCGATGCGTGAGTCTTAACTCCAAGGGGAACAAATGGATGTGTGAAGAAAATCCAGCTTCAGGTGTCAAAGCCCGAACTGGGGCGTGAACAGGAAGTTCTTAGGACAGGCACTGACTCTGGTCGGGGACGGCATATGGGGCTAGAAGCTCCT
The nucleotide sequence above comes from Microtus pennsylvanicus isolate mMicPen1 chromosome 7, mMicPen1.hap1, whole genome shotgun sequence. Encoded proteins:
- the Thbs3 gene encoding thrombospondin-3 isoform X1, whose product is MEKPELWGALALLLFCSYSCCSQDLQVIDLLTLGESRQTVAVAEKIRTALLTAGDIYLLSTFRLPPKQGGVLFGLYSRQDNTRWLEASVVGKINKVLVRYQREDGKVHAVNLQQAGLADGRTHTALLRLRGPSRPSPGLQLYVDCKLGDQHAGLPALAPIPPAEVSGLEIRTGQKAYLRMQGFVESMKIIIGGSMARVGALSECPFQGDDSIHSAVTSALQSILGEQTKALVTQLTLFNQILVELRDDIRDQVKEMSLIRNTIMECQVCGFHEQRSHCSPNPCFRGVDCMEVYEYPGYRCGPCPPGLQGNGTHCDDINECAHSDPCFPGSSCINTMPGFHCEACPPGYKGTRVSGVGIDYARASKQVCNDIDECNDGDNGGCDPNSICTNTVGSFKCGPCRLGFLGNQSQGCLPARTCHSPAHSPCHVHAHCLFERNGAVSCQCNVGWAGNGNVCGPDTDIDGYPDQALPCMDNNKHCKQDNCLLTPNSGQEDADNDGVGDQCDDDADGDGIKNVEDNCRLFPNKDQQNSDTDSFGDACDNCPNVPNNDQKDTDGNGEGDACDNDVDGDGIPNGLDNCPKVPNPLQTDRDEDGVGDACDSCPEMSNPTQTDADSDLVGDVCDTNEDSDGDGHQDTKDNCPQLPNSSQLDSDNDGLGDECDGDDDNDGVPDYVPPGPDNCRLVPNPNQKDSDGNGVGDVCEDDFDNDAVVDPLDVCPESAEVTLTDFRAYQTVVLDPEGDAQIDPNWVVLNQGMEIVQTMNSDPGLAVGYTAFNGVDFEGTFHVNTVTDDDYAGFLFSYQDSGRFYVVMWKQTEQTYWQATPFRAVAQPGLQLKAVTSVSGPGEHLRNALWHTGHTPDQVRLLWTDPRNVGWRDKTSYRWQLLHRPQVGYIRVKLYEGPQLVADSGVIIDTSMRGGRLGVFCFSQENIIWSNLQYRCNDTVPEDFEPFRRQLLQGRV
- the Thbs3 gene encoding thrombospondin-3 isoform X3, producing MEKPELWGALALLLFCSYSCCSQDLQVIDLLTLGESRQTVAVAEKIRTALLTAGDIYLLSTFRLPPKQGGVLFGLYSRQDNTRWLEASVVGKINKVLVRYQREDGKVHAVNLQQAGLADGRTHTALLRLRGPSRPSPGLQLYVDCKLGDQHAGLPALAPIPPAEVSGLEIRTGQKAYLRMQGFVESMKIIIGGSMARVGALSECPFQGDDSIHSAVTSALQSILGEGDVPHPEHHHGVSGFHEQRSHCSPNPCFRGVDCMEVYEYPGYRCGPCPPGLQGNGTHCDDINECAHSDPCFPGSSCINTMPGFHCEACPPGYKGTRVSGVGIDYARASKQVCNDIDECNDGDNGGCDPNSICTNTVGSFKCGPCRLGFLGNQSQGCLPARTCHSPAHSPCHVHAHCLFERNGAVSCQCNVGWAGNGNVCGPDTDIDGYPDQALPCMDNNKHCKQDNCLLTPNSGQEDADNDGVGDQCDDDADGDGIKNVEDNCRLFPNKDQQNSDTDSFGDACDNCPNVPNNDQKDTDGNGEGDACDNDVDGDGIPNGLDNCPKVPNPLQTDRDEDGVGDACDSCPEMSNPTQTDADSDLVGDVCDTNEDSDGDGHQDTKDNCPQLPNSSQLDSDNDGLGDECDGDDDNDGVPDYVPPGPDNCRLVPNPNQKDSDGNGVGDVCEDDFDNDAVVDPLDVCPESAEVTLTDFRAYQTVVLDPEGDAQIDPNWVVLNQGMEIVQTMNSDPGLAVGYTAFNGVDFEGTFHVNTVTDDDYAGFLFSYQDSGRFYVVMWKQTEQTYWQATPFRAVAQPGLQLKAVTSVSGPGEHLRNALWHTGHTPDQVRLLWTDPRNVGWRDKTSYRWQLLHRPQVGYIRVKLYEGPQLVADSGVIIDTSMRGGRLGVFCFSQENIIWSNLQYRCNDTVPEDFEPFRRQLLQGRV
- the Thbs3 gene encoding thrombospondin-3 isoform X2, whose translation is MEKPELWGALALLLFCSYSCCSQDLQVIDLLTLGESRQTVAVAEKIRTALLTAGDIYLLSTFRLPPKQGGVLFGLYSRQDNTRWLEASVVGKINKVLVRYQREDGKVHAVNLQQAGLADGRTHTALLRLRGPSRPSPGLQLYVDCKLGDQHAGLPALAPIPPAEVSGLEIRTGQKAYLRMQGFVESMKIIIGGSMARVGALSECPFQGDDSIHSAVTSALQSILGEQTKALVTQLTLFNQILVELRDDIRDQVKEMSLIRNTIMECQVCGFHEQRSHCSPNPCFRGVDCMEVYEYPGYRCGPCPPGLQGNGTHCDDINECAHSDPCFPGSSCINTMPGFHCEACPPGYKGTRVSGVGIDYARASKQVCNDIDECNDGDNGGCDPNSICTNTVGSFKCGPCRLGFLGNQSQGCLPARTCHSPAHSPCHVHAHCLFERNGAVSCQCNVGWAGNGNVCGPDTDIDGYPDQALPCMDNNKHCKQDNCLLTPNSGQEDADNDGVGDQCDDDADGDGIKNVEDNCRLFPNKDQQNSDTDSFGDACDNCPNVPNNDQKDTDGNGEGDACDNDVDGDGIPNGLDNCPKVPNPLQTDRDEDGVGDACDSCPEMSNPTQTDADSDLVGDVCDTNEDSDGDGHQDTKDNCPQLPNSSQLDSDNDGLGDECDGDDDNDGVPDYVPPGPDNCRLVPNPNQKDSDGNGVGDVCEDDFDNDAVVDPLDVCPESAEVTLTDFRAYQTVVLDPEGDAQIDPNWVVLNQGMEIVQTMNSDPGLAVGYTAFNGVDFEGTFHVNTVTDDDYAGFLFSYQDSGRFYVVMWKQTEQTYWQATPFRAVAQPGLQLKLPSFVSFHPGPAVDTLPITPRQ
- the Mtx1 gene encoding metaxin-1, which codes for MRPGGPPRNPRSGQRPEGARGCRGHVQFGKSPQRPPSRTRCPSPEPSVSAGVRGCLRRRDSPRNVWTAALPLGRSRLRICPRPRASEVRSPTSCTPAASQAARNRASPGASAHPQPLLALEAAARGGPCRGKAGTSSELFPGQRVCKMAAPMELFCWSGGWGLPSVDLDSLAVLTYTRFTGAPLKVHKISNPWQSPSGTLPALRTSSGEVISVPHKILTHLRKEKYNADYDLSARQGADTLAFMSLLEEKLLPVLIHTFWVDAKNYVEVTRKWYAEAMPFPLNFFLPGRMQRKYMERLQLLCGEHRSETEEELEKELYQEARECLTLLSQRLGSQKFFFGDAPASLDAFVFSHLALLLQAKLPSGKLQAHLRGLHNLCVYCTHILSLYFPRDGAEVPPPRQTPAGPETEEEPYRRRNQILSVLAGLAAMVGYALLSGIVSIQRASPARTPSTRALGMAEEDEEE